DNA from Serinibacter salmoneus:
CCTCGAAGGTCTCGAACAGGGGGATGGAGTCGATCACCGGGGGCGTGCCGCCGTGTGCGGAGATCTCCGCGAGCTCGAACACCGCCGCGAGGTCCTGTGCCTTCTGGGTGAAGGAGACGATGTAGCGGCGCGCGGCGCTGGGGCCGTAGCGGCGCTGGATCCGCCCGATCATCCGGAAGGTGTCCAGCACCTCCTTCGACCGGGGCGAGAGGTCGCCGTCGACCCCCTTCTCGCGCAACTCCGCGAGGGTCTCGGCGTGCACCTGGGAGTGCTGGCGCACCTCGAGCTCGGCCAGGTGGAAGCCGAAGGTCTCCACCTGCCAGATCAGGTGCTGCAGTTCGCCGTAGGCGCTGCGCCCGTCCCCGGCCTCCGCCAGCGAGGACTGCACCAGGCGCAGGCCCTCGAGGAACTCCTCCGGCCCGTGGTAGGCCAGGTCCGCGTTGCGTTCCCGGGTGGCCTTGATCCGCCCGGCCATGAACAACAGCACCTGGCGGTAGGGCTCACCGGGGGAACGCTCCTCGATGGCGGTGGCGAGCTCCTCCGAGAGGTCCCGGTGCCGCTCCAGGAGGTCCAGCACCGCGCGGGAGGGCGGGGTGGTCGCCGCGTCCAGGGTGAGCTCGCGGCCAACCCGCGTGGTGTGCTTCTCCAGGCCGAGCAGGATGTGCTCGGCGGCGATGATGGAGGCCTCCCGGGTGATCTTCGCCGTGACGTTCGGGTTGCCGTCCCGGTCGCCACCGATCCAGGTGCCCATCCGCACGAACGCGGGGGCCTTCGGGGGCACGGTGCCGGTGGTCTCCGGCTGCAGCGCCGTGTCCAGCGCGCGGTACATCAGCGGGATCTGCTCGAACAGGGTGGTGTCGAACACCGACATCGCGGTGCGAACCTCGTCCAGCACGGTGGGCTTCTCGGTGCGCACCAGGGCGGTGCGCCACATCACGTCGATGTCCGCGAGGATCTGGCGGTGCAGTTCGCGCACCTCGGCCTCGTTGGCACGCGGATCATCCAGCGCCGCGACGCTCGCGGAGATCCGCCGGATGGCGGAGGAGACGGCACGACGGCGCGCCTCGGTGGGGTGGGCCGTCAGGACCGGGCGGAACTCCAGTGCCGCCAGGCGGCGCATGGTCTCCTCCTCCCCGACCTCGCCCTTGAGTTGGGAGATGGCGCCGGGGATGGTGTCCACGGCGGGGAGGATGCCCTGCGGATCGGAGAAGTCCCGGGCGCGCAGGGTGCGGGCCCGGTGGTACTCCTCGGCGAGGTTGACCAGATGGAAGTAGCAGGTGAAAGCCCGCGCCATGTCCGCCGCGCGCTTGTCGCTCAGACCCGCCACGAACTCCTCGGCCTGCGCCAGCGCATCCTCCGATCCGCCGTAGGCCTCGATCGTCAGGGATCGCAGCGCCTCGACGTCGTCGAGCAGACCCTCATCGCCGCTCTCGGCGAGCACCCGCCCGAGCAGTTCCCCGAGGAGTCGTACGTCACGCCGCAGCGGCGCGGGCATCTCCGGCGCCGCGCTGCTCCTGGTGTCCTGCGTCATCCGATCGCATCCTTCCCTTGCCAGTCGTGACTGCGACAGTAGCCCGCATCTGTGACGCTGACATCACGAGACTGCCACTACTTGGTCAATGAGAGACCAACATCACGCCATCCGTCCAGCGGGTGCGGCGCCGTCTCAGATGGCGGTGCCCAAACGGCGGTGCCCAAACGGCGGTGACCAAATGGCGGGGCCCAGGTAGCGGTGCTCAGGCGAGCGGGGTCAGAGGAGGTAGTCGGCTCCCGCGTGCGTGACCTCGACCGGGCCGCTGTAGGCACCGCGCGC
Protein-coding regions in this window:
- a CDS encoding phosphoenolpyruvate carboxylase, with protein sequence MTQDTRSSAAPEMPAPLRRDVRLLGELLGRVLAESGDEGLLDDVEALRSLTIEAYGGSEDALAQAEEFVAGLSDKRAADMARAFTCYFHLVNLAEEYHRARTLRARDFSDPQGILPAVDTIPGAISQLKGEVGEEETMRRLAALEFRPVLTAHPTEARRRAVSSAIRRISASVAALDDPRANEAEVRELHRQILADIDVMWRTALVRTEKPTVLDEVRTAMSVFDTTLFEQIPLMYRALDTALQPETTGTVPPKAPAFVRMGTWIGGDRDGNPNVTAKITREASIIAAEHILLGLEKHTTRVGRELTLDAATTPPSRAVLDLLERHRDLSEELATAIEERSPGEPYRQVLLFMAGRIKATRERNADLAYHGPEEFLEGLRLVQSSLAEAGDGRSAYGELQHLIWQVETFGFHLAELEVRQHSQVHAETLAELREKGVDGDLSPRSKEVLDTFRMIGRIQRRYGPSAARRYIVSFTQKAQDLAAVFELAEISAHGGTPPVIDSIPLFETFEDLNNSVDILDEAIKHPTFAERLAARDRKIEVMLGYSDSSKDVGPVSATLALYDAQQRIAQWALDNDLELTLFHGRGGALGRGGGPANRAVLAQPPHSVDGRFKLTEQGEVIFARYGDKAIASRHIDQVGAATLMSSAPSIEARNSGAAEKFADIAATMDRVSRERFYQLVRSEGFPQWFAQVTPLEEVGLLALGSRPAKRGLSVNSLDDLRAIPWVFSWTQARINLTGWFGLGTALAAVGDVATLRSAYEEWPLLATLLDNVEMSLSKADERIARRYLALGDREDLADLVMEEMALTREWVLKATGHERPLETSKVLGRAVQLRSPYVDALSLIQLRALRGLRAGAPEEEVAGLRSLLLLSVNGVAAGLQNTG